In Manis pentadactyla isolate mManPen7 chromosome 8, mManPen7.hap1, whole genome shotgun sequence, the following are encoded in one genomic region:
- the PKD2L1 gene encoding LOW QUALITY PROTEIN: polycystic kidney disease 2-like 1 protein (The sequence of the model RefSeq protein was modified relative to this genomic sequence to represent the inferred CDS: deleted 2 bases in 1 codon; substituted 4 bases at 4 genomic stop codons) — MCYDEGVTYGMTSSCAYYYTKVMSELFLHPPSDTGVSFQAISSMVDFXDFVQGPLLDSLYWTKWYNNQSLGRGSHSFTYYENLLLGAPRLWQLRVRNDSCVVHEDFREDILSCYNVYSPNEEQLPFGTFNGTAWTYHSQDEPGGSSHWDQLTSYSGAGYYLDLPGSRQASAEALQDLQEGLWLDTGTRVVFIDFSVYNANINLFCVLRLVVEFPATGGAIPSWQIXTVKLIHYVSNWDFFIIGCEIIFCIFIFYYVVEEVLELHIHWLHYLSSIWNILDLVVILLSVVSVGFHIFRTLEVNRLMGKFLQQPNAYADFKFLAFWQTQYNNMNAVNLFFAWIKVFKYISFNKTTTQLSSTLARCAKDILGFAVMFFIVFFAYAQLGYLLFGTQVENFSAFIKCILWFLRFTQFRIILGDFDYNAIDNASHILGPTYFVTYIFFVFFVLLNMFLAIINDTYSEVKEELAGQKAELQLSDLLKQGYNKILQRLRLRKEQVSDVQKVLHGGEQEIQLKDFTNTLRELGHAEHGITELTATFTRFDQDGNCILDEKEQEQMQQDLEEERVALNIEIKNLGXSTVSSPPGEXGPEAARPGGGISGEEFYMLTKRVLQLETVLEGVTCQVDAVGSRLKILERKGQLASSVGRGEQGIWEHLQPAPAVTPAIWGAQGAQERGRGEILEHQTAGSSLTASPETPSTHTLHL; from the exons ATGTGCTATGATGAAGGAG TGACCTATGGAATGACAAGCTCCTGTGCCTATTACTACACCAAAGTGATGTCTGAGCTCTTCTTACACCCTCCGTCAGACACTGGAGTCTCCTTCCAGGCCATCAGCAGCATGGTGGACTTCTAGGAT TTTGTCCAGGGCCCACTACTGGACAGTTTGTACTGGACCAAATGGTACAACAACCAGAGCCTGGGCCGAGGCTCCCACTCCTTCACCTACTATGAGAATCTGCTGCTGGGGGCTCCAAGGCTGTGGCAGCTGAGGGTCCGCAATGACTCCTGTGTGGTACATGAGGACTTCCGTGAGGACATTTTGAGCTGCTACAATGTCTACTCTCCCAACGAGGAGCAGCTCCCTTTCGGGACCTTCAATGGCACAGC GTGGACATACCACTCACAGGATGAGCCGGGAGGTTCCTCTCACTGGGACCAGCTCACAAGCTACAGTGGAGCTGGCTACTACCTGGACCTTCCAGGATCCCGACAGGCCAGTGCAGAGGCACTCCAGGACCTTCAGGAGGGCCTGTGGCTAGACACTGGCACCCGGGTGGTCTTCATAGATTTCTCAGTCTACAATGCCAACATC AATCTTTTCTGTGTTCTGAG ACTGGTGGTGGAGTTTCCAGCTACAGGAGGTGCCATCCCATCCTGGCAAATCTGAACAGTGAAGCTGATCCACTATGTCAGCAACTGGGACTTCTTTATCATTGGCTGTGAGATCATCTTCTGCATCTTCATCTTCTACTACGTGGTAGAGGAGGTCCTGGAGCTCCACATCCACTGGCTTCATTACCTCAGCAGCATCTGGAACATTCTGGATCTGGTGGTCATCTTG CTCTCTGTTGTGTCTGTGGGCTTCCACATATTCCGAACCCTCGAGGTGAACCGACTGATGGGGAAGTTCCTGCAGCAGCCAAACGCATATGCTGACTTCAAGTTCCTGGCCTTCTGGCAGACACAGTACAACAACATGAATGCTGTCAACCTGTTCTTTGCCTGGATCAAG GTATTCAAGTACATCAGCTTCAACAAAACCACGACTCAGCTCTCCTCCACGCTGGCCCGCTGTGCCAAGGACATCCTGGGCTTTGCCGTCATGTTCTTCATAGTGTTTTTCGCCTATGCCCAACTCGGCTACCTGCTTTTCGGGACCCAAGTGGAAAACTTCAGCGCATTCAtcaagtgcat ACTCTGGTTTCTCCGTTTCACCCAGTTCCGGATCATCCTTGGGGACTTTGACTACAATGCCATCGACAATGCCAGCCACATCCTGGGACCCACCTACTTTGTCACCTACatcttctttgtcttctttgtgctcctG AACATGTTCCTGGCCATCATCAATGACACATACTCAGAGGTCAAGGAGGAGTTGGCTGGACAGAAGGCTGAGCTGCAACTTTCTGACCTCCTGAAACAG GGCTACAACAAAATCCTACAGAGGCTACGTCTGAGGAAGGAGCAGGTTTCAGATGTGCAGAAAGTCCTGCATGGTGGGGAGCAGGAGATCCAGCTCAAGGATTTCACCAACACCTTAAGGGA GCTGGGGCACGCAGAGCATGGGATCACTGAGCTCACAGCCACCTTCACCAGGTTTGACCAAGATGGGAATTGCATCCTGGATGAGAAAGAGCAGGAACAAATGCAACAGGACCTGGAGGAGGAGAGG GTGGCCCTCAACATTGAGATTAAGAACCTGGGCTAGTCCACTGTGAGTAGCCCACCAGGCGAGTAGGGTCCAGAAGCTGCCAGACCAGGTGGTGGGATTTCAGGAGAAGAATTCTACAT GCTCACAAAGAGAGTTCTCCAGCTGGAGACTGTCCTGGAAGGAGTCACATGCCAGGTTGATGCTGTGGGCTCCAGGCTGAAGATTCTGGAAAGGAAGGGGCAGCTGGCTTCCTCCGTAGGCAGG gGGGAACAAGGCATTTGGGAGCACCTGCAGCCAGCCCCAGCTGTGACTCCAGCCATCTGGGGAGCCCAGGGTGCACAGGAGAGGGGTCGGGGAGAGATCCTAGAGCATCAGACAGCAGGTTCTTCTCTCACTGCCTCTCCAGAGACCCCCTCAACCCACACCCTCCACCTCTAG